The following proteins are co-located in the Rhodococcus opacus B4 genome:
- a CDS encoding PaaI family thioesterase has translation MTDLTREAASAFVVAAGLELDEVSGTKVVGHIDLSADHHTPWGVVHGGVYTTAVESAASIGASTAVADRGQFAVGVHNGTDFLRARTEGRVDVVALPIQQGRVQQLWSVVITAADTGKEVARGQVRLQNVPMPGSE, from the coding sequence ATGACCGATCTGACCCGCGAGGCGGCGAGCGCCTTCGTCGTCGCAGCCGGACTGGAGCTCGACGAGGTGTCGGGGACGAAGGTGGTCGGCCACATCGACCTGTCTGCCGACCACCACACCCCGTGGGGAGTCGTGCACGGCGGCGTCTACACGACGGCGGTCGAATCGGCGGCGAGCATCGGCGCGAGCACGGCTGTCGCCGACCGCGGTCAGTTCGCGGTGGGTGTGCACAACGGCACCGACTTCCTGCGGGCCCGCACCGAGGGACGGGTCGACGTGGTCGCGCTGCCGATCCAGCAGGGCCGCGTGCAGCAATTGTGGTCGGTGGTGATCACGGCAGCCGACACCGGCAAGGAGGTGGCCCGCGGTCAGGTCCGGCTGCAGAACGTGCCGATGCCGGGATCGGAATAG
- a CDS encoding MFS transporter: protein MYFEATYSDSPRRRPHTSTSTAHADTLPTAAARTTGRHFHGLNYLLVVLLLGSNMPTALYSLYRHEFGFTPLVQTLIFAVYVAGLLPSLLFFGPLSDALGRRFVLLAAIFFSVLGAVLLAFADSTIWLFLGRISQGIAVGACSAAGSAALIEHEPTRNLRRAGLAATLTTALGAALGPLFGGAVAQYLPHALVLPYVLFALALLPALILVLLLPAPTGGQSRPTQLFQVPHVPAPLRRVFWLSSLGVALAWGAVGLFQSVVPTWIIDLLDVSNLVVAGGAAALVMVCSVSAQLVANRLGPVLCRTLGIGAVGVGMVGLLVVDFAPSLALVCAVTVVVGVGHGLSFAGAMRAVGAAAAEHAPDAQGGTLAAFFTVGYVGLAVPSICAGIAITVQGMHVAVLELAIIGAVLCGVVAVLGVRTKGKTAAAGTVA from the coding sequence ATGTATTTCGAAGCCACGTATTCGGACAGCCCGAGGAGGCGACCCCACACGTCCACGTCAACCGCTCACGCCGACACCCTCCCGACCGCCGCCGCCCGCACCACCGGCCGCCACTTCCACGGCCTGAACTATCTCCTCGTCGTCCTGCTCCTCGGCTCCAACATGCCCACGGCGCTGTACTCGCTCTACCGGCACGAATTCGGCTTCACCCCGCTGGTCCAGACGCTGATCTTCGCCGTCTACGTCGCCGGACTGCTTCCCTCGCTGCTGTTCTTCGGCCCGCTGTCGGACGCGCTCGGACGCCGCTTCGTGTTGCTGGCCGCGATCTTCTTCAGCGTGCTGGGCGCCGTGCTCCTCGCGTTCGCCGATTCGACCATCTGGCTGTTCCTCGGCCGGATCTCCCAGGGCATCGCCGTCGGCGCCTGCTCGGCCGCCGGTTCCGCCGCCCTGATCGAGCACGAACCCACCCGGAACCTTCGCCGCGCCGGTCTCGCCGCGACCCTCACCACCGCACTCGGCGCGGCGCTCGGCCCGCTCTTCGGCGGCGCCGTCGCGCAGTACCTTCCGCACGCCCTGGTCCTGCCGTACGTGCTGTTCGCGCTGGCGCTCCTGCCCGCGCTGATCCTGGTGCTGCTGCTCCCCGCACCCACCGGCGGACAGTCACGCCCCACCCAGTTGTTCCAGGTGCCGCACGTCCCCGCACCCCTCCGCCGGGTGTTCTGGCTGTCCTCCCTCGGAGTCGCACTGGCGTGGGGCGCCGTCGGCCTGTTCCAGTCGGTGGTCCCGACGTGGATCATCGACCTGCTCGACGTGAGCAACCTGGTGGTCGCCGGCGGTGCCGCCGCTCTGGTCATGGTCTGCTCGGTGTCCGCGCAACTCGTCGCCAACCGACTCGGACCCGTGCTCTGCCGAACGCTGGGCATCGGCGCCGTCGGCGTCGGCATGGTCGGTCTACTCGTCGTCGACTTCGCACCGTCCCTCGCCCTTGTGTGCGCCGTGACCGTCGTCGTCGGTGTGGGACACGGACTCTCGTTCGCCGGTGCGATGCGCGCGGTGGGCGCCGCCGCTGCGGAGCACGCCCCCGACGCCCAGGGCGGGACGCTCGCCGCGTTCTTCACCGTCGGCTACGTCGGACTCGCGGTGCCGTCCATCTGCGCGGGCATCGCCATCACCGTCCAGGGCATGCACGTGGCCGTCCTCGAACTCGCGATCATCGGCGCCGTCCTGTGCGGCGTTGTCGCCGTGCTGGGCGTCCGCACGAAGGGCAAGACCGCGGCGGCCGGTACGGTGGCCTGA
- a CDS encoding SdpI family protein, with protein MLIASVVLFVLAVAVSGVAVAGLAERLPRNRWAGVRTPETMRDDQTFALANKVAGPTLLAAAGLLVIGGIAGILIGGVFGIGAVLVSVVAAALTAATGGSLGARAAASVPAADTGGCGSSCGACTLKGACQPS; from the coding sequence GTGTTGATTGCCTCCGTCGTGCTGTTCGTGCTCGCCGTCGCCGTCTCCGGTGTCGCCGTTGCAGGCCTCGCCGAGCGCCTCCCGCGCAACCGGTGGGCGGGTGTCCGCACCCCCGAGACGATGCGCGACGATCAGACGTTTGCGCTGGCCAACAAGGTCGCGGGGCCCACCCTGCTCGCCGCGGCCGGGCTCCTCGTCATCGGCGGAATCGCCGGAATCCTGATCGGCGGAGTCTTCGGAATCGGGGCCGTCCTCGTCAGCGTCGTGGCCGCCGCGCTCACCGCGGCGACGGGCGGATCGCTGGGTGCCCGTGCCGCCGCCTCGGTGCCCGCCGCCGACACCGGCGGATGCGGCAGTTCCTGCGGCGCGTGCACCCTGAAGGGCGCCTGCCAGCCGTCCTGA
- a CDS encoding Mut7-C RNAse domain-containing protein, with protein MPEPLRHCEFRFYEELNDFLPPVQRKRTFEHRFDGTPSVKDRIEALGVPHTEVDLILVDEVSVDFGHLLRGGERIAVYPVFERLDLTGVTKLRPRPLRNPTFVLDVHLGRLARYLRLLGFDTRYRNDFADTELVDISLAEHRILLTRDTGLLKRSAVTHGAFLHETDPRRQLREVLDRFDLRSRITPFTRCARCNGLLAPIPRDDALAEAPPGVARNEHQFSRCRDCAQLYWPGSHLPKLSRRLSEVGVSLEVDSQEA; from the coding sequence ATGCCCGAACCACTTCGCCACTGCGAGTTCCGCTTCTACGAGGAGCTGAACGACTTTCTGCCGCCGGTGCAGCGCAAGCGCACCTTCGAGCACCGATTCGACGGCACACCCTCGGTGAAGGACCGCATCGAGGCGCTGGGCGTCCCGCACACCGAGGTGGATCTGATCCTCGTCGACGAGGTGTCGGTCGATTTCGGACACCTCCTGCGCGGCGGCGAACGCATCGCGGTGTACCCCGTGTTCGAGCGGCTGGATCTGACCGGGGTGACGAAACTGCGCCCCCGGCCGTTGCGGAACCCGACATTCGTGCTCGACGTGCACCTCGGCCGCCTCGCCCGCTACCTCCGTCTCCTCGGCTTCGACACCCGCTACCGCAACGACTTCGCGGACACGGAATTGGTGGACATCTCCCTGGCGGAGCATCGCATCCTTCTGACCCGCGACACGGGACTGCTCAAGAGGTCTGCGGTCACCCACGGGGCGTTCCTGCACGAAACGGACCCACGCCGGCAGCTGCGAGAAGTCTTGGACCGCTTCGATCTTCGGTCGCGGATCACGCCGTTCACGCGGTGCGCGCGATGCAACGGGCTACTCGCGCCGATTCCCCGCGACGACGCACTCGCCGAGGCGCCGCCGGGGGTGGCGCGCAACGAACACCAGTTCAGCCGGTGCCGGGACTGCGCTCAGCTGTACTGGCCGGGCAGCCATCTCCCGAAACTGAGTCGACGGCTGTCGGAGGTCGGGGTGTCTCTCGAGGTGGATTCTCAGGAGGCGTGA
- a CDS encoding DUF1648 domain-containing protein has product MKSSRVVDPAGAVFGLLLPVIAALSGVILTKVWEPRLPAQIATHWTTTSPDGFSTPMSSAWTFALVTVLFGGGCSAVASLAQAMLMMRRTMLVVGLSVVGLIFTVQVVLLSVQLDVTDPATTDLPLWSLGLGVVAGGVVGLIGAALLRDYRDRVAATDPPDPRLPRAGDPATVADTVGFGTLGSLILLLILGVAPALAVCLLVDGWWPLAVFVPVGMLIVSLLRFRVIVDRTGIRVVNMGMTALQYGIEEIEGARVDVVKPFDDFGGWGLKVKGRRNYGVVTRTGPAVIVTTACGDRLTVTSPRAEDMAAALNSFADRRLRRP; this is encoded by the coding sequence GTGAAATCCTCGCGCGTCGTCGACCCCGCAGGCGCAGTCTTCGGCCTGCTGCTCCCGGTGATCGCCGCGCTGTCCGGGGTGATCCTCACCAAGGTCTGGGAACCGCGACTCCCCGCGCAGATCGCAACGCACTGGACCACCACCTCGCCGGACGGCTTCTCCACCCCGATGTCCAGCGCCTGGACTTTCGCCCTGGTGACCGTCCTGTTCGGCGGCGGCTGCTCCGCGGTCGCCTCCCTCGCCCAGGCGATGCTGATGATGCGGCGCACGATGCTCGTCGTCGGGCTGTCCGTGGTCGGCCTCATCTTCACGGTGCAGGTGGTACTGCTCTCCGTCCAACTCGACGTCACCGACCCCGCGACCACCGACCTTCCACTGTGGTCGCTCGGCCTCGGCGTCGTGGCCGGCGGCGTCGTCGGTCTGATCGGCGCCGCCCTGCTCCGCGACTATCGGGACCGGGTCGCCGCGACCGACCCCCCCGACCCACGGTTGCCGCGCGCCGGCGACCCGGCGACCGTCGCGGACACGGTCGGGTTCGGCACCCTCGGGTCGCTGATATTGCTCCTGATTCTCGGGGTCGCTCCCGCGCTCGCGGTCTGCCTGCTCGTCGACGGGTGGTGGCCGCTCGCGGTGTTCGTTCCGGTGGGGATGCTGATCGTCAGCCTGCTCCGGTTCCGGGTGATCGTCGACCGGACCGGCATCCGGGTGGTCAACATGGGCATGACCGCGCTGCAGTACGGGATCGAGGAGATCGAGGGCGCCCGCGTCGACGTCGTCAAACCGTTCGACGACTTCGGCGGCTGGGGACTGAAGGTGAAAGGCAGGCGCAACTACGGCGTCGTGACGAGGACCGGGCCCGCCGTGATCGTCACGACCGCGTGCGGCGACCGCCTGACCGTCACCAGCCCACGGGCCGAGGATATGGCCGCTGCACTCAACAGTTTCGCCGACAGGCGGCTCCGCCGCCCGTGA
- a CDS encoding TetR/AcrR family transcriptional regulator: MPGTPRERAREQTLQDITRIGREQLAAVGGAALSLRAVARDLGVVSSAVYRYVNSRDELLTLLVVDGYNELGDAAEAAVASAVEPREQFLALGRAVREWALREPARYGLLFGSPVPGYQAPGEQTTTPGTRVIYALVGIFDNAFRAGKLEADAAAPIDDRLAADLDRVRAELGLTTPDHLLARGVLVWSALFGAVNFEVFGQYGADTFTTPGALFEHHLAVLAETAGLPAA, encoded by the coding sequence ATGCCAGGAACACCACGAGAGCGCGCCCGCGAGCAGACGTTGCAGGACATCACGAGGATCGGTCGCGAACAGCTGGCCGCGGTCGGGGGTGCGGCCCTGTCGCTGAGAGCCGTCGCGCGGGACCTCGGCGTGGTGTCGTCCGCGGTCTACCGGTACGTCAACAGCCGCGACGAACTGCTGACGCTGCTCGTCGTCGACGGATACAACGAACTCGGCGACGCCGCGGAGGCCGCGGTGGCGTCGGCGGTCGAGCCGCGAGAGCAGTTCCTGGCGCTCGGACGCGCGGTGCGGGAGTGGGCGCTGCGGGAACCCGCCCGCTACGGACTGCTGTTCGGGAGTCCGGTCCCCGGCTACCAGGCGCCCGGGGAGCAGACCACGACCCCGGGAACGCGGGTGATCTACGCCCTCGTCGGGATCTTCGACAACGCGTTCCGGGCGGGCAAGCTCGAGGCCGACGCGGCGGCGCCCATCGACGACCGGCTCGCCGCCGACCTCGACCGCGTCCGTGCCGAACTGGGCCTCACCACACCCGACCACCTGCTCGCCCGCGGTGTGCTGGTGTGGTCGGCGCTGTTCGGGGCAGTGAACTTCGAGGTGTTCGGGCAGTACGGCGCCGACACGTTCACCACACCGGGCGCGCTGTTCGAGCACCACCTCGCGGTTCTCGCCGAGACGGCGGGGCTGCCCGCGGCGTAA
- a CDS encoding DUF4185 domain-containing protein, whose protein sequence is MAGVHLCVAAVVAATIGFTASPAAAETLPWLPVNACGETGFNPAKEPPSPGGPPLPAIPPTVSIPIPYPDFVPVPVPGPRVDQTRVAQDLPADPCADPCPDLTDDVDEPESEPGSTGSAGSSGSSGSAALTVPKISIDPRPETIPIPVPGGPGPEPQPAPPVEINPAERGSLTAAMATPAVGDVRLVSQLTGQGSENRTDKRWQVDGTDLGITWETRPGEVAIAFGDTFGKDWAPPGAFGEDWRSNVLGHSTDTDLSDGMTIDSMVQDSRCHAAEIIDSRHVNNFETTTIPTSGFAIGDRQYLSYMSVKRWSMIPGMWYTNYGGIAYSDDDGQTWTKDQHAKWDNIFGARFQVSAMVPHGDYVYMFGTPNGRIGTIGLARVPVDQVLNTTSYQYWSDGTWTPVSRHLATPIVGGVASELSVRYDAAADRWQMSYLEPVGGSIILRQSSSPQGAWSDGATLVDTADYPKAYGGFIHPWSTDEDLYFTISEWDSYNVYLMHASLHP, encoded by the coding sequence GTGGCCGGAGTACACCTGTGCGTTGCCGCCGTCGTGGCCGCGACGATCGGCTTCACCGCATCCCCGGCGGCAGCCGAGACCCTGCCGTGGCTACCGGTGAACGCCTGCGGCGAGACCGGATTCAACCCGGCGAAGGAGCCACCGAGCCCGGGCGGACCGCCGCTGCCCGCGATCCCCCCGACCGTGAGCATCCCGATCCCGTACCCCGACTTCGTGCCCGTCCCCGTTCCCGGACCGCGCGTCGACCAGACCCGCGTCGCCCAGGACCTTCCCGCCGACCCGTGCGCGGACCCGTGCCCCGACCTCACCGACGACGTCGACGAACCGGAATCCGAGCCGGGGTCCACGGGTTCCGCGGGGTCTTCGGGTTCGTCCGGCTCGGCAGCGCTGACCGTCCCGAAGATCTCGATCGACCCGCGCCCCGAGACCATTCCCATCCCCGTTCCCGGCGGTCCCGGACCCGAACCGCAGCCTGCGCCCCCGGTCGAGATCAACCCGGCCGAACGCGGTTCCCTCACCGCGGCGATGGCGACGCCGGCCGTCGGCGACGTCCGACTGGTGTCGCAGCTGACGGGACAGGGGTCCGAGAACCGAACCGACAAACGCTGGCAGGTGGACGGCACCGACCTCGGCATCACGTGGGAGACCAGGCCCGGCGAGGTGGCGATAGCGTTCGGAGACACGTTCGGCAAGGACTGGGCTCCGCCCGGTGCGTTCGGCGAGGACTGGCGGAGCAACGTTCTCGGCCACAGCACCGACACCGACCTGTCCGACGGCATGACCATCGACAGCATGGTCCAGGACAGCCGCTGCCACGCCGCCGAGATCATCGACAGCAGGCACGTCAACAACTTCGAGACGACCACCATCCCCACGTCCGGGTTCGCGATCGGTGACCGTCAGTACCTCAGCTACATGTCGGTGAAGCGCTGGAGCATGATCCCCGGCATGTGGTACACGAACTACGGTGGCATCGCCTACTCCGACGACGACGGGCAGACCTGGACCAAGGATCAGCATGCGAAGTGGGACAACATCTTCGGTGCCCGGTTCCAGGTGTCCGCAATGGTGCCGCACGGCGATTACGTGTACATGTTCGGCACCCCAAACGGGCGGATCGGCACCATCGGCCTGGCCCGGGTTCCGGTCGACCAGGTGCTCAACACCACGTCGTACCAGTACTGGTCGGACGGAACGTGGACGCCCGTGTCCCGGCACCTGGCGACCCCCATCGTCGGTGGGGTCGCCAGCGAGTTGTCCGTCCGCTACGACGCGGCCGCGGACAGGTGGCAGATGAGCTACCTCGAACCTGTCGGCGGTTCGATCATCCTGCGGCAGTCGTCGAGCCCACAGGGTGCGTGGTCGGACGGGGCGACGCTCGTCGACACGGCCGACTACCCGAAGGCGTACGGCGGCTTCATCCACCCGTGGTCGACAGACGAGGACCTGTATTTCACGATCTCGGAGTGGGACAGCTACAACGTCTACCTGATGCACGCGTCCCTGCACCCATGA
- a CDS encoding FadR/GntR family transcriptional regulator, which produces MTVVRRESAYQQSLDWMRGRIADGDWKVGERIPTEPELMALLGVGRNTVREAIKTLTSTGILEIRRGSGTFVRARTDLGGLLGRQVAVAEMLNVFEVRRALETEAVRLACGRRTDDDLRSLSALLEERQRTADEASRFADADLAFHLGVVEAAHNPVLSDLFAGILEPTRATYDFTEGVHSPSLTTDDHHAVVDAIAARDEDAAVRAALRYLDRVLEAVHQASGPVRG; this is translated from the coding sequence ATGACGGTGGTTCGGCGCGAGTCCGCGTATCAGCAGTCCCTGGACTGGATGCGCGGGAGAATTGCCGACGGCGACTGGAAGGTGGGCGAGCGCATCCCCACGGAACCCGAGCTGATGGCGCTGCTCGGGGTGGGGCGCAACACTGTGCGCGAGGCCATCAAGACGCTGACGTCCACCGGAATCCTCGAGATCCGGCGGGGGTCGGGGACGTTCGTGCGGGCACGCACCGACCTCGGCGGTCTGCTCGGACGGCAGGTGGCGGTCGCGGAGATGCTGAACGTCTTCGAGGTCCGGCGGGCCCTCGAGACGGAGGCCGTCCGGCTGGCGTGCGGGCGCCGCACCGACGACGATCTTCGGTCGCTGTCCGCGCTACTCGAGGAACGACAGCGCACGGCCGACGAGGCGTCCCGATTCGCGGACGCCGACCTCGCGTTCCACCTCGGGGTCGTGGAGGCCGCGCACAACCCGGTGCTGTCCGACCTGTTCGCGGGAATCCTCGAACCCACCCGCGCCACGTACGACTTCACCGAGGGCGTCCACTCGCCGTCGCTGACCACCGACGACCATCATGCCGTCGTCGACGCGATCGCCGCCCGCGACGAGGACGCCGCCGTCCGGGCAGCCCTGCGCTACCTCGACCGCGTGCTCGAGGCGGTGCACCAGGCCTCCGGCCCCGTGCGTGGTTAA
- a CDS encoding MFS transporter has product MAKQLGDRREAWHRTAYTLRRSPGLARLATVRFASQFGDGMFQAALGGAILFNPERETDPVAIAAGFAVLLLPYSVIGPYAGALLDRWDRRSVLLWANVLRGLLILVTAALLETGTGESALLVLALAAIGVSRFVLAGVSAALPRVVHRSWLVATNSVLATTGSVVAALGAATSVAIISFVGAGDRGSGIAVAAAACGSAVAAFAASRFHHRLLGPHADEKPEYGAVRAVAAGLRNGALAVWHSPGVTTAMIGIGTHRIVFGLNTLIMVLVLRDTATVSALPGGLAGFGVAVGATATGMLLAAISTPFLIPRIGRSRTIVGGLILALVVQCTLVATLTQASLLCGALLLGFAGQSVKLSGDAAMQIEIEDDRRGQVFALQDTVFNVAFIGSIAAASLVIAPDGRSLALVLAGGAFYGLGLVGVLFNTRREPA; this is encoded by the coding sequence ATGGCGAAACAGCTCGGGGACCGGCGCGAGGCGTGGCACAGAACGGCGTACACCCTCCGGCGGTCACCCGGGCTGGCCCGGCTGGCCACCGTGCGATTCGCCAGTCAGTTCGGCGACGGCATGTTCCAGGCCGCGCTCGGCGGCGCGATTCTGTTCAACCCCGAGCGGGAGACGGATCCCGTCGCGATCGCCGCCGGCTTCGCGGTGCTGCTGCTGCCGTACTCGGTGATCGGTCCGTACGCGGGCGCGCTCCTGGACCGCTGGGACCGCCGCAGTGTGCTGCTGTGGGCGAATGTGCTGCGCGGACTGCTGATTCTGGTGACTGCTGCGCTGCTGGAGACCGGGACCGGTGAGTCGGCGCTCCTCGTGCTCGCCCTCGCCGCCATCGGCGTGAGCCGGTTCGTCCTCGCGGGAGTCTCGGCAGCGCTGCCGCGGGTGGTGCACAGGTCCTGGCTCGTGGCCACCAATTCGGTGCTCGCGACCACCGGCTCCGTCGTCGCCGCACTCGGGGCCGCGACGTCCGTCGCCATCATTTCGTTCGTGGGCGCCGGCGATCGCGGCTCCGGAATCGCCGTGGCGGCCGCGGCCTGCGGTTCCGCGGTGGCCGCGTTCGCGGCGTCGCGCTTCCACCATCGACTACTCGGCCCGCACGCCGACGAGAAACCCGAATACGGAGCGGTTCGCGCCGTCGCCGCCGGACTGCGGAACGGCGCGCTCGCCGTGTGGCATTCGCCGGGCGTCACCACCGCGATGATCGGAATCGGTACGCACCGGATCGTTTTCGGCCTCAACACGCTGATCATGGTTCTGGTGTTGCGCGACACCGCGACCGTCAGCGCCCTGCCGGGCGGCCTGGCCGGCTTCGGTGTCGCCGTCGGCGCCACCGCCACCGGCATGCTGCTGGCAGCGATCTCGACCCCGTTCCTCATACCCCGGATCGGGCGGTCCCGCACCATCGTCGGCGGTCTGATCCTCGCCCTCGTCGTGCAGTGCACGCTCGTCGCGACCCTCACGCAGGCGTCGCTGCTGTGCGGCGCGTTGCTGCTCGGATTCGCCGGGCAGTCCGTCAAACTCAGCGGCGACGCGGCGATGCAGATCGAGATCGAGGACGACCGCAGGGGACAGGTGTTCGCGCTTCAGGACACCGTGTTCAACGTGGCGTTCATCGGGTCGATCGCCGCGGCGTCGCTCGTGATAGCCCCCGACGGCCGATCACTCGCACTGGTGCTGGCCGGCGGGGCGTTCTACGGCCTCGGACTGGTCGGCGTCCTGTTCAACACCCGGCGCGAACCTGCCTGA
- a CDS encoding YqgE/AlgH family protein — protein sequence MAHAEEPEDRTASTEPVVRPGSLLVSSTDLVEPAFRRTVIYVIEHNEAGSLGVVINRPSETAVHDVLPQWAPLTARPSALYVGGPVKRDAALCLATLRTGAQADGVRGLRRVHGRVVMVDLDSDPEVVAPLVEGVRIFAGYSGWTYGQLDSELQRDDWIVISALASDVLAPARVDVWAQVLRRQPLPLALLATHPIDVERN from the coding sequence GTGGCGCACGCAGAAGAACCCGAAGATCGAACGGCGTCGACGGAACCGGTGGTCCGGCCCGGCAGCCTGTTGGTCTCGTCCACAGATCTCGTCGAACCCGCTTTCCGTCGCACCGTGATCTATGTGATCGAGCACAACGAGGCCGGAAGCCTCGGCGTGGTCATCAACCGTCCCAGCGAAACCGCCGTGCACGACGTGCTGCCACAGTGGGCGCCGCTCACCGCGCGACCGTCCGCGCTGTACGTCGGCGGTCCCGTCAAACGTGACGCCGCACTGTGCCTGGCGACCCTGCGCACCGGCGCACAGGCCGACGGCGTCCGGGGTCTGCGCCGGGTCCACGGCCGCGTGGTGATGGTCGATCTCGACTCCGACCCCGAGGTCGTCGCCCCGCTGGTGGAGGGTGTCCGGATCTTCGCCGGCTACTCGGGCTGGACGTACGGTCAGCTCGACTCGGAACTCCAGCGCGACGACTGGATCGTGATCTCGGCGCTCGCGTCGGACGTGCTCGCCCCCGCCCGGGTCGACGTCTGGGCGCAGGTGCTGCGCCGGCAGCCGCTGCCACTCGCCCTGCTCGCCACCCACCCCATCGACGTCGAGCGCAATTAG
- a CDS encoding NAD-dependent epimerase/dehydratase family protein, giving the protein MSNLEIVTGAGPVGWTVARQLAEQGRRVRVLTRSGSGPDHPLIERRKVDVSDATALREAFDGATDVYHCIHAAYTADAWERELPAAEQTVLEAAGHIGAVVVFPESLYSYDASRQPMTEHTPRSADSGKRGVRTRLLKAREESPTPTVSVVASDFFGPQVLNAHAGERMVPVVLAGKTMRVLGSADLPHSFTYIHDFAAAMIAAAHDPALWNSVLHAPTAPAVTQRQMVEAYAKAAGVSVPKVGTLPGWAIRGAGFVHQGSRELAEMLYQFEEPFVMDSSESEARLGLSPTPLDRAAEETVRWWQDRSVAAAG; this is encoded by the coding sequence ATGTCGAACCTCGAGATCGTCACCGGAGCGGGACCCGTCGGCTGGACCGTCGCCCGGCAGCTCGCCGAACAGGGCCGACGGGTGCGGGTCCTCACTCGCTCGGGCAGCGGTCCGGACCATCCGCTGATCGAGCGGCGCAAGGTCGACGTCTCCGACGCCACCGCGCTGCGTGAGGCGTTCGACGGAGCGACCGACGTCTACCACTGCATCCACGCCGCCTACACCGCCGACGCCTGGGAGCGTGAACTCCCGGCCGCCGAGCAGACCGTCCTCGAGGCCGCCGGGCACATCGGCGCGGTCGTCGTGTTCCCCGAGAGCCTCTACTCCTACGACGCGTCTCGGCAGCCGATGACCGAGCACACGCCGCGGTCGGCCGACTCCGGTAAGCGCGGCGTCCGGACCCGATTACTGAAGGCCCGCGAAGAGTCCCCGACACCCACCGTCAGCGTCGTCGCGTCCGACTTCTTCGGACCGCAGGTGCTGAACGCGCACGCCGGCGAGCGCATGGTGCCCGTCGTCCTCGCGGGCAAGACGATGCGGGTCCTCGGTTCCGCCGACCTGCCCCACTCGTTCACCTACATCCACGACTTCGCGGCCGCGATGATCGCCGCCGCCCACGACCCGGCGCTGTGGAACTCGGTGCTGCACGCACCGACCGCGCCTGCCGTCACCCAGCGGCAGATGGTCGAGGCCTACGCGAAGGCCGCGGGGGTTTCCGTTCCGAAGGTGGGCACCCTGCCCGGCTGGGCGATCCGCGGCGCCGGTTTCGTCCACCAGGGGAGCCGCGAACTCGCGGAGATGCTGTACCAGTTCGAGGAGCCGTTCGTGATGGACTCGTCCGAGAGCGAGGCCCGGCTCGGACTGTCCCCGACGCCACTCGACCGGGCCGCGGAGGAGACCGTCCGGTGGTGGCAGGACAGGTCGGTCGCGGCCGCCGGATAG